The window ATCTGCTCCGCTGCAGTTTCTAGATTATCCGGAATTCCCTCCGGAGAGATCTCCCTCATCCGATTCCTATATTTTTCCAGATCCCTGGAGACCCTGTATTTCTGTTCGTCGTTTTTGGACAACCTTTGGATCTTTTCCAATTGCTGGATCATCTTCTGGTGTCTCTGTAACTCTAGGATCTGTTCTTGGGTGATTGCCATGGGGTCTTTAGGTCAGATTTTAGAAGAAGTACAGTTATAAGGCAAGGAAATTCTCCAGCCGATTGGCAACCAAATTAGGAGAAGTTTCGCACAGAGAGCACGAAGAACACAGAGTCGAATTCAAGAATTCTTACTCTTATATCTTTCCAAAACCAATCTCAAAAAATCGGACTGTGGAAATTTGTGCACCAAAGATTCCATAAGCTGGACTCCCTCTTCCACAGGTCCGGTTTCCAAAAGAGAGATCGCTTTTAGGTATACCATTTCAGGAGAATATTGGAATCTTCCAGTGAGCAGCAATCTTTCTCTGAATGTTTCGAATTTTTTGTCCTTAAATTCTTGGACCGCGATCGCTCTTTGGGTTAAATAAGAACCTGGAGTTTGATCGCGAACCGAGATCATCTCGGAATCCAATTCTCCGGCGACAGTAGAATTCCAAAGAACCAAAAGTTCGAACGGCCTAAGTGTGTACGACATCCCCTGTTCTTTTAGGATCTTATAACGTTCGAATAAAGAGTCGTCGCTTCCTTCTTGGATGGAGTCTCTTAGAGTTTCTTTCAGCTCTTCTCTTCCGTTTTTCTTTTTTTCTTCGGAAATCCATTCGAATACGAAGTCTCTCGGTTTACATTTTTTAACTAAGAAAAATCTGTCCAGGATCGGATGTCTAAGAGAATATTGATCTAAGAAGAAGTCTGCTTCCGTTCTGGAAAATTCCTCTATCCTTCTCGCGATACTTGCATCTAAAACTTTTATATTCCGGATCCCTTCTTTTTTATCCTTAAAATAGAAATAAGCAAGTCCTGCCAGATCAGGTTCTTGGGAAGAAATTACCAAGTCGAATAATTCATTCTGCTCTTCCTGGTTCAATCCTTGTTGTTTATGGCGATACGAGATCCTTTCTTTTCTTTCCAGACCTTCTTTCAAAAAGCTCTCGGATCCGGAGATCGCATCTATAAAATAGAGTAATCTTCTTCCTTCTTTCGCTTCTTTCAGATCTTCTCCGAAAGAATAGACCAATTCTTGGTAATCACGGATCCTATCTTCACATAATAAGAATGCGGAACATAAGAAAAATAATTCCGGGTCCCAAACCAGATTTCCTTTTAGCTCATCCAGTAACTCTTGGAAGAATAATCGTAGTAATTTTTCTTCTCTTTCTGTAATCCCATCTTCTCTGATCCAATCTAAACGAGGAGAATGGAATACAAATCTTCCGAATAAATCCGCTCTGAAACAATGAGAAGGCCTCAAATGTGTGAGAATACTTCCGCTATAATGATCCAAAATTTTCGTTTTGAGTCGGATGACTTCAGAATCAGGTTTTCGATCCTGTTTTTTACTTTCGAAGTCCGGATGCCTTAAAGTTATTTCAGGCCATTCTGTATTTGATACCGATATATGCATAAAGACTCCTTTTTGGAGTTGAACCCTTTTTAAGGCAGATTAAGTGAGAAGAATCGCATGAAAAAAACGATTCTGGGGTTACTCCCGTTTCTAGTTGTCGGCAGTCTTTTTGCGGACGACGACCTAAAATACTTGGTCAAATCCTATAGTTTAGAAAAAATCCGCAGGATTTTTAGGGAGAGATCCCCTTCTAAAGAATCCGAGGTTTACGCTCTCGTTCGTTTTCACGAACACCACCCGGACGGAGATCATGGAAATAAATTCAGGTATCTGGTATCCTTATTAAAGGGAAGGCTTGTGGTAGGAGTGACCAAGGAGGAACTCCTCGGACTGATCAAAAACCCTCTCCCCCCTATGAATGCAGTTACAAAAATGAGTTTTTGGAAACTGTATGAGGAAATGGTAAAAAGAAAAAGTTTATCTTCTTCCGAACTGATCTCTTATCTTAAAAAACTTCCTCCAGAGTATGATCCTGTTTATAAAAATGTGATCGGGGAAATTATCCGGATCCATTATGAAAATGGAGAATTCAAAGAAGCAAAAGATTACGCCGAAAGTTTTTCCGAAAAAGATAAAAAAGAATATTTCGGTGCTATGGCTTATTACAGATACGCCAAGGCATTATACAAATTCGGAGAAGTACAGAAGGGAGAAAATCTTTTATACGCTTTGGCAGAAGATGCCAATGTTCCTTCTTACGTTAAAAAAGATATTTATACGGATCTAAGGACCTGGAAGGGAGAATCCTTTTATAAACAGATCCCTTTAGAAAAAGGAGTGCTATTCCTTCCCTTTTTAGATGCAGGTGATAAAAAATCTTTTATATCCTCCCACCAATATTTCAGCTCTGTCGTTTTTGAAAGACCGGAAAGTTGGAAGGCTGCCGCGAGAGGTTTAGTACAATATTATCCGGAAAGGCTTTCTTCTCTCTTTTCTAAACATAAAAGTTATGCGGAATATTTTCCCGAATTTACCGCTGCAATGTCTGTGGAGCTCTCCAATCAGAACCTGGCAAAATCGGGCTTAGATCTATTGGAAAAAACAAATCTATCTTCTTCCGAATCAGTAGAATATGCGTATGCAAGAGCTTATAAACGCCTGGGAGAAAGAGATAAATATTTTAACGGATTACTTTCTTCTCTTGAAAAAAATCCTTATAACCTGATCCGCCAAGACGAGCTGATCGATCTTTTAATCGGGGACCATTCTCATTTTTTAGAGGAATCTTATTGGAAAGAGGCTTTAAAAAGGATCCCGAATCTTCCTGTCAAAGGTAGATTGGTGTATTGGTATTTGAGAAGTTTAAAATCCAAAGGGAAACAGGATGAACTTCTCTCTTGGTTAAGATCTTATTATAAATTCATTCCGGGTTCTTATTATACAAGAGTCATCCGGGAAGAATTTGCAACTGAGATCTCTTCTATCCAACAACCGGATTCCCCTTTAAGAAATAAGGATACATTATTCGAATATCTTTCTCTAACTTCGGGTGATCCTAAATATTCCGATAAAATTATAGGAAGAGATCTGGAATTCGCTTATTTCCCGGATTCATTCTCCTTGGATGTTCGGATCGATTCCGCTCATAGTAAGGTCAGAGGGAATACTTTATTACAAAACGCTAAAGAATATTTAGAGATCGGAGAGATGGCACACGCAAGTTCTCTGGTGGATAAATTCGTTTTACAGACCGGAACTTCCGAAGAAGAAAAAGACGAAATTTTTGCAGCGCTGGGAGAAGTTACAGGCAACCAATATTTGACCGTATTCCATACAAGAAATCTAATGAAAAGAAGAAAGATCCCGGATGATGTGATCCTTCTTCCCTCCAAACTAGCGTCCAGAATTTACCCCAGACCTCATAGGGATATTGTCTCTCATTATTCCAAATCTTTCGGGATCGAAGAAGATATCGTATATGCGGTGATGAGGCAGGAGTCCTTTTTTAAGGAGAATGCCGTATCTTCTTCCAATGCGAGAGGCCTCATGCAGATTATGGGACCTACCGGAAAGGGATTAGCCCAAGGTTTGGGGCTTGGTCCTTATTCTCTTTTTGATCCGGAAATTTCTATCCAAATGGGTGCAAAATTCCTAAAATACCTTCTTTCTTCCAATGAAAACGATTTGAAATGGGCCTCTATCGCTTATAACGGAGGTCCTGGAAATCTCAGAAAATGGAAACGTAATCATTATCATGGAGATTTTAATCATTTTTTAGAGGAACTTCCTCTAAAGGAACCTCGTGATTATTGCAGGATCGTAACGTCGAACTATTATAATTACCAAAGTTTAAGGCAGTACAAAAACCGCTGAGCAGACAAAACGGATTCTTTTTTTTGGATTGTCTAGAATTTCAGATCCGTGAAATAGTTCTAAGGACCGGGCCGAGTTCTCAATTTCACCTCTCTGTCCTAAGGTCTACCTTATGCCGGTTCGTCCGATATCATTCATCTAATAGGAGTAAAAAATGGCAAACACCGCAATCTTAAAAATCGACGGTAAAGAATATGAACTACCCATCATTACGGGAACAGAAAACGAAAAGGCCATAGACATCTCCAAACTTAGACAACAAACAGGATACATTACATTAGATAACGGTTATTTAAATACCGGTGCCTGCACTAGTGCAGTTACATTCCTGGATGGAGAGTTGGGAATTTTAAGATACCGTGGGATCCCGATCGAACAATTAGCCGAAAAATCAAGCTTCACTGAAGTGGCTTACCTTTTGATCTATGGTCATCTTCCTTCCGACAAGGAATTACAAGACTGGGACAAAGAGCTGACCATGCACACTTTGATCCATGAAGATCTAAAACGTCTTTATAATGGATTCCCTAAAGACGGTCACCCGATGGCGATCATGTCTACAATGATCGGTTCACTTTCTACTTATTACCAGGATTCTTATGACCCGGAAAATCCGGATCATAGACATATCTCTATGGTGCGTCTTTTAGCGAAGTTCCCTACAATCGCTTCATTCGCTTATAAAAAATCTTTGGGACAACCTACAGTTCACCCGATGAACCACCTGGATTATTGCAGTAATTTCTTAAATATGATGTTCTCAGTTCCAAGTGAAGAATATTATATCGATCCTGAGATCGTAAAAGCTCTGAATCTTTTATTGATCCTTCATGCGGACCACGAACAAAACTGTTCCACTTCCACGGTTCGTTTAGTCGGTTCTTCTCTTGCAAACTTGTATGGAGCGATCTCCGCAGGTATCTGCGCTCTTTGGGGACCGCGCCACGGTGGAGCAAACCAAGAAGTATTAGAAATGCTTTTAGAGATCAAGGCTTCCGGTCTTTCAGTGAAAAAGATCGTGGAAAAAGCAAAAGATAAAAATGATGCATTCCGTCTTTCCGGATTCGGACATAGAGTTTATAAAAACTTCGATCCACGAGCTAAGATCATCAAAAAAGCATGTGACGCTGTTCTTTCCAGATTGGGAGTAAACGACCCTCTATTAGATATTGCTAAAGAATTGGAAGAAGCAGCTCTTAAAGATTCTTACTTCGTAGAAAGGAAACTTTATCCGAACGTAGACTTCTATAGCGGTATTATTTATCGTGCTCTTGGAATTCCTGTGAACATGTTCACTGTAATGTTTGCAATGGGACGTCTTCCTGGTTGGATCGCTCAATGGAAAGAAATGATCGAATCTCCTGATATGAAAATCGGTAGACCTCGTCAGATCTATACCGGAGCAACCGACACTTCTTACGATAGCGCTAAGAAAAAGTAAGATTTTTCAAGACTGATATTTTTAAAAGGACAGGGCTATGCTCTGTCCTTTTTTATTTCAGGGGTCCTGCACGATTAGGATCTATATGGATAAAGTTTTTTAACCGGTTTAAGTGGATTAGGGATATTTGAAGTATGCCAGAAAAAATTTTCTCCCTCTTTTTCAGCAACAGTTTCAAATTCTTCCGTATTATCCAATAAGTAAGCTCGATCTGAAATCTTTAATGCTGTAGGTAATAATTTAAAACTTCTTTTATATCTTTCTAGTATCTTATTAGTATCCACATTATGGCCGCCTTCATTCACTCTCTGAAGCACTCTCTGGATATTCAATTTTGGATCTTGAGTATAAATGAAATAAAAGTAAATCTTGTAACCGGCCATTTTAGCTAAACGTAGCAAATCTGTCTTAGATGAATGGCTCATTACTGTTTCGAAGCAGAAACTCTGCCGCTTTGTAATTAGTTTTTTCGTAAGAATGTCGGCAATCATAGCGGCAGAATAGGAATTTATTCCGGAAGGTTTCACGTTCAAAATTCCTCCAGACAAGGAAAACCAGTCGGAAGGATTCCGATTATTTTGTTTATTGATTAAACTGGATTTAGATAAGGCCTGAAAAAACTCTTCTTCCGAAACACTGATCCGATACGCGTTAAAAACGAATCTTTTACTTTCTCTAAGTCCGGCCTCGATCCGATCGGCACTTATATAAAAGTCAGTGTGAATAATTTCTGCATTTCGTAACTTTGTATAAAAAGTGCTCTTTCCTGAACCGTTCGGCCCTGCAAACATTCTAAAACGAGGTTGCATTATTCGTGAGATATCTTTTTAGAAACTTCCTCTGGGAATTTTTTCGTTCCGTCTTTATATAAAAGAACCACGACTCCGTTCTCATAAATCGCTATAGGGAGGTTTTTGCGAAATGCCTTTCTTCTAGCAGATTCGGCTGCTTGACGAAGTAATTCTGGAGACAATATATCCGTTTTTGGCCGTCTAGAAGACATACTCGATTTTCCCCTCTAAGACTTTCCTTTGTCAAGGCTTCTTTTCGGCAAATTGTCGAAATGAATTGAAGTGTGATCCAAGTAGGATAACATAGTCCCTATTAATTAGACATTTCAGATAGACCCAAAGTTTTGCAAATCCATTCGTCCAAACAAAACCGATTCCGTCGATACCAACTGAACAAAACAACTGAGTCAGTCTTACACTCAGGACATCCTTGGATCTTAAACGGAAAATTATCCACCGCAATCTCCGCATTCCAAGACGGAGATTGGATGAAACTTGTTTCCGGATCGAATGAAACATTAGGATTTGGGATCTATTCTTCTTCCGGTCCGATTGGAATAAGAATCATACAAAGAGGAAATGAATTCTCAATTCCTCAATTACAACAAACGATAGAAAAAGCGTTAGAACTCAGAAAACCTCTTAGGGCAAAAACAAACGCATATAGACTTTTACATGGAGAAAATGACCTAATTCCAGGAGTCACAGTGGATCGTTATGGATCAACCTGGGTGGTCCAAACCTATTCAAGATCATTAAGAACATTTTCTAGATTAGTAGTTCGGCTTCTTTATTCCGCTTCTTCCAAGTCGGAGGAACCAATCCCGAAACAGATCGTATGGATCTCTCCACAGCGTATAGGCTCGGAAAAATCTTTACCTATTCGTTTTTTACGAGGTAAAGAAGAAGTCCCGTATGAGGAAAAAATTTTCCTAAACCAAGTCCAATGGAAAACTAAGATCCCAGGCCAGAAAGGTGGATTCTTTCTGGATGTCCGAAATTTACGCCGATTTATATTAGAAAAACCGGAATTAGCTCATGATAAAGATTGCCTTCACTTATTCTCCCACACCGGACTTACTTCTGTATGTTTAGAAGAAGCAGGAGCAAAATCAGTCTTCTCCGCGGATGGAGCTAAAGAAGCACTCGAAGAATTTGCATCCCATATTTTGCCGGAGGAAGAACTCTTAAATTTCGAGAAGAAGAATACGATCCTCACCAAAGGAAAACATCATCTGGTCAGAGCGGATCTATTCCAAGACTGGGGATTTTTAGAAGACAGAAAATTTTCACTGATCGTTTTGGATCCGCCCAATTTGACTCCGAACCAGGCCGCTGTTCCTGCAGGGAAAAAAGCTTATCGTAGTCTAATAACTAAGGCACTCTTTTATTTGGAACCTGGAGGGGACTTGATCTTACTTTCTTGTTCCGGTAGAATCTTAGAGTCCGAATTCGAAAAGATTGGCCGAGAAACCTTGGCAAACAAAGGATGGAAGTACAAGGATCTTATTAAATTAAAACCTGAGCCGGACCATCCTACACGTAAGGAATTTCCGGAAGGGAAATATTTCAAGGTGCATATCTATAAAAAATGCGAGCCCTTGGATCAATAACATATGAGCATAAATAAAAATACATACCAACTCATCGATTCCGGAAATTTCAAAAAGTTAGAACAAGTCGGCCCATATAAAGTGATCCGCCCTTCTCCAGTTGCTGCTTGGCCCCCTACCCAGGCTTCTCTTTGGAAGGACGCTGACGGAGAATATCATAGAAGCGATAAGGGTGGAGGAAACTGGAGTTGGAAAGGATCAGGTGCTTCCAGGCCGGATTCGGAAGACGAGTTTCTCATCCAAATACCGCCTTTAACGGTTAAGATACGTTTTACTCCATTCGGCCATCTCGGGATCTTTCCGGAACAATTGAGCAATTGGGACAGGATCAGAAACGTTTCTTCACAACTCTCTGGACAGGGAGAAGTCCTGAATTTATTCGCGTATTCAGGACTTTCCACCTTATCGGTATTAGCCGGAGGATTGGACGCATGTCATTTGGATTCTTCTAAAGGAATGGTAGAATGGGCCAGAGAGAATGCGCAGGTTTCCGGTTTAGCAAATAAAAAAGTGCGTTGGATCATAGAAGACGTATTAAAATTCCTGAATAGAGAGATCCGAAGAGAAAAAAAATATATAGGTTTTATCTTGGATCCGCCCACTTTCGGAAGAGGAGCCAGCGGAGAAGTTTTCAAGATAGAAAAAGATCTACCTGAGATGATGGATCTTCTCATGAAACTCTGCGATAATAAACCCGAGTTTGTATTCTTGACCTGCCACTCAACAGGGTTTAGCCCCCTTGCACTTCGCAGAATTTTAGAAGGAAGGATCAAAACTCCCGGGAATTATCTTACGGAAGAACTTTCCATCACAGAAACCACCGGAAGATTACATCCTGCAGGTTCCAACTGCGTATTTTATTCCAACAGAGTAAAACTTTGAAGAAGAACATTTTGGAAATCAGCAGTTTTTCAAACGAAAAGCTGAAGTATATCTCCGGACTAAAGGAGAAGAAGAACAGAGAAAAGTCCGGCACATTCTTCATTGAAGGTTTTAGAGAGATCCAAAGAGCAC of the Leptospira dzoumogneensis genome contains:
- a CDS encoding class I SAM-dependent rRNA methyltransferase → MQIHSSKQNRFRRYQLNKTTESVLHSGHPWILNGKLSTAISAFQDGDWMKLVSGSNETLGFGIYSSSGPIGIRIIQRGNEFSIPQLQQTIEKALELRKPLRAKTNAYRLLHGENDLIPGVTVDRYGSTWVVQTYSRSLRTFSRLVVRLLYSASSKSEEPIPKQIVWISPQRIGSEKSLPIRFLRGKEEVPYEEKIFLNQVQWKTKIPGQKGGFFLDVRNLRRFILEKPELAHDKDCLHLFSHTGLTSVCLEEAGAKSVFSADGAKEALEEFASHILPEEELLNFEKKNTILTKGKHHLVRADLFQDWGFLEDRKFSLIVLDPPNLTPNQAAVPAGKKAYRSLITKALFYLEPGGDLILLSCSGRILESEFEKIGRETLANKGWKYKDLIKLKPEPDHPTRKEFPEGKYFKVHIYKKCEPLDQ
- a CDS encoding lytic transglycosylase domain-containing protein, with protein sequence MKKTILGLLPFLVVGSLFADDDLKYLVKSYSLEKIRRIFRERSPSKESEVYALVRFHEHHPDGDHGNKFRYLVSLLKGRLVVGVTKEELLGLIKNPLPPMNAVTKMSFWKLYEEMVKRKSLSSSELISYLKKLPPEYDPVYKNVIGEIIRIHYENGEFKEAKDYAESFSEKDKKEYFGAMAYYRYAKALYKFGEVQKGENLLYALAEDANVPSYVKKDIYTDLRTWKGESFYKQIPLEKGVLFLPFLDAGDKKSFISSHQYFSSVVFERPESWKAAARGLVQYYPERLSSLFSKHKSYAEYFPEFTAAMSVELSNQNLAKSGLDLLEKTNLSSSESVEYAYARAYKRLGERDKYFNGLLSSLEKNPYNLIRQDELIDLLIGDHSHFLEESYWKEALKRIPNLPVKGRLVYWYLRSLKSKGKQDELLSWLRSYYKFIPGSYYTRVIREEFATEISSIQQPDSPLRNKDTLFEYLSLTSGDPKYSDKIIGRDLEFAYFPDSFSLDVRIDSAHSKVRGNTLLQNAKEYLEIGEMAHASSLVDKFVLQTGTSEEEKDEIFAALGEVTGNQYLTVFHTRNLMKRRKIPDDVILLPSKLASRIYPRPHRDIVSHYSKSFGIEEDIVYAVMRQESFFKENAVSSSNARGLMQIMGPTGKGLAQGLGLGPYSLFDPEISIQMGAKFLKYLLSSNENDLKWASIAYNGGPGNLRKWKRNHYHGDFNHFLEELPLKEPRDYCRIVTSNYYNYQSLRQYKNR
- a CDS encoding class I SAM-dependent methyltransferase; this encodes MSINKNTYQLIDSGNFKKLEQVGPYKVIRPSPVAAWPPTQASLWKDADGEYHRSDKGGGNWSWKGSGASRPDSEDEFLIQIPPLTVKIRFTPFGHLGIFPEQLSNWDRIRNVSSQLSGQGEVLNLFAYSGLSTLSVLAGGLDACHLDSSKGMVEWARENAQVSGLANKKVRWIIEDVLKFLNREIRREKKYIGFILDPPTFGRGASGEVFKIEKDLPEMMDLLMKLCDNKPEFVFLTCHSTGFSPLALRRILEGRIKTPGNYLTEELSITETTGRLHPAGSNCVFYSNRVKL
- a CDS encoding zeta toxin family protein, with translation MKPSGINSYSAAMIADILTKKLITKRQSFCFETVMSHSSKTDLLRLAKMAGYKIYFYFIYTQDPKLNIQRVLQRVNEGGHNVDTNKILERYKRSFKLLPTALKISDRAYLLDNTEEFETVAEKEGENFFWHTSNIPNPLKPVKKLYPYRS
- a CDS encoding citrate synthase, with the translated sequence MANTAILKIDGKEYELPIITGTENEKAIDISKLRQQTGYITLDNGYLNTGACTSAVTFLDGELGILRYRGIPIEQLAEKSSFTEVAYLLIYGHLPSDKELQDWDKELTMHTLIHEDLKRLYNGFPKDGHPMAIMSTMIGSLSTYYQDSYDPENPDHRHISMVRLLAKFPTIASFAYKKSLGQPTVHPMNHLDYCSNFLNMMFSVPSEEYYIDPEIVKALNLLLILHADHEQNCSTSTVRLVGSSLANLYGAISAGICALWGPRHGGANQEVLEMLLEIKASGLSVKKIVEKAKDKNDAFRLSGFGHRVYKNFDPRAKIIKKACDAVLSRLGVNDPLLDIAKELEEAALKDSYFVERKLYPNVDFYSGIIYRALGIPVNMFTVMFAMGRLPGWIAQWKEMIESPDMKIGRPRQIYTGATDTSYDSAKKK